The genomic window AAATAAAAATAGACCTATAGTCTTTTCTAATAGCAAGTCATAGTCAGCTATCTGTTTACTCAAGTTTGACTATGAACAGGACTATCTTGAAAATCTGTTAATCATTGTCTATCAAAGGATTTGGAGAATCTTCTCCAAATCCTTTTTTGTACTTCAAATAACGATATAGTTTCAAACTATATCAAAGCCTAATTTTTTACAATTATACAGACGCTTTCTTTTCTGTTAAGATAGTTTCAACAACAATTTTTGGAGGACAAAACATGTCAACTACTATTATCGGATTCCCACGTTTGGGTGAATTCCGCGAATTAAAATTTACAACTGAAAAATACTTTAGAAAAGAAATCACAGAAGAAGAACTCTTGGCTGCGGCTAAAGAATTGCGTGCAAAACACTGGAACATTGTCAAAGAAAAAGGCATCACTGAAATCCCATCAAATGACTTTTCTCACTATGACAACTTCCTTGATGCAGCTTTCCTCTTCAACGTAGTTCCTGCATCTGTTCAAAACTTGGACTTGTCTGATCTTGAACGTTACTTTGCTTTGGGACGTGGTTACCAAGGAGAAAAAGGGGATGTTCGTGCCCTTCCGATGAAGAAATGGTTCAACACTAACTACCACTACATCGTTCCAAAATTTGAAAAAGAAACTCAAGTAAAATTGGCTGGTCACAAGATCTTTGATGAGTTCCAAGAAGCTAAAGAATTGGGTCTTAACACTCGTCCTGTCCTTGTAGGTCCATTCACTTTCCTTCAATTGTCAGACTTTGAAGAAGGTGTGAAAGCAGAAGACTTCGTAGATAGCTTAGTAGCTGCTTACCAAGATGTTTTTGCAAAATTGGCTGAACTTGGTGCAACTCGTATCCAACTCGACGAAGCTGCTCTTGTCAAAGATTTGACAGAAGAAGAAAAAGCCCTATTCTTGAACATCTACAACAAACTCTTGGCTGACAAGAAAGGTCTTGAAGTCTTGCTTCAAACTTACTTCGGTGACGTTCGTGACGTCTACGCTGACCTTGTGAAATTACCAGTGGATGCGATTGGTCTTGATTTCGTTGAAGGTAAGAAAACTCTTGAACTCGTTAAAGGTGGCTTCCCAGCTGACAAGACTCTTTATGCAGGTATTGTCAATGGTAAGAACATCTGGCGCAACAACTACGAAAAGAGCTTGGCTGTTCTTGAGCAAATCCCAGCTGAAAATATCGTTTTGACTAGCTCATGCTCACTTCTTCATGTGCCATTTACAACAGCTAATGAAGATTTTGAACCAGCTATCTTGAACCACTTTGCATTTGCAGTAGAAAAATTGGATGAAATCCGTGATTTGGATGCTATCCGCAACGGTCAAGGTGCAGAAGCTCTTGCAGCAAACAAAGAACTCTTTGCAACTGAACGTGTTGGTGAAAATGCTGAACTTCGTGCACGTATCGCTGGATTGACTGACGCAGACTACACTCGTTTGCCAGCCTTTGCAGAACGTGAAGCAATCCAAGAAGAAGCTTTCAAACTTCCAGCTCTTCCAACAACAACGATCGGTTCATTCCCTCAAACTAAGGAAGTTCGTGCTAAACGTTTGGCCTTCCGTAAGGGTGAATTGTCACAAGAAGAATACGATGCCTTCCTTGCTGAAACGATCGACGAATGGATCAAATGGCAAGAAGAAGTTGGATTTGACGTGCTTGTACACGGTGAATTCGAGCGTAATGACATGGTTGAGTACTTCGGTCAAAACTTGTCTGGTTACCTCTTCTCTAAGAATGGTTGGGTACAATCATACGGTATGCGTGGGGTTAAACCACCAATCATCTGGGGTGATGTGACTCGTCTCAACCCTATCACTGTGAAATGGTCTAGCTATGCACAAAGCCTTACTGACAAACCTGTTAAAGGTATGTTGACTGGACCTGTTACTATCCTTAACTGGTCATTCCCACGTGAAGACATCTCTATCAAGGATTCTACTCTTCAAATCGCTCTTGCTATCAAGGATGAAGTTCTTGACCTTGAAGCTGCAGGCGTGAAAATCATCCAAATCGACGAGGCTGCTCTACGTGAGAAATTGCCACTTCGTCGTAGCGACTGGTACGAAGACTACCTTGACTGGGCTATTCCAGCCTTCCGTTTGGTACACTCAACAGTAGCACCAGACACACAAATCCACACTCACATGTGTTACTCAGAATTTACAGATATCATTCCAGCTATCGACAACTTGGATGCAGACGTTATCTCATTTGAAGCTAGCCGTTCAAACCTTGAAATCTTGGACGAACTCAAAGCGAAAAACTTCCAAACAGAAGTTGGACCTGGGGTTTACGATATCCACTCACCTCGTGTGCCTAACGAAGGCGAAATCGACCACACAATCGAAGCAATCCTTGCTAAAGTTCCAAGTAGAAAAGTTTGGATCAACCCTGACTGTGGTTTGAAAACACGTGGTATTCCAGAAACTAAAGAAAGCTTGATCCGCCTTGTAGAAGCTGCGAAAGCTGCGCGTGAGAAATTGTAAGAAAAGATATTTCTCCATACATGGTTGATCAGTAAGAAATCAACTAGAAAAGGTTCATAAATATGTCACGTCAAACACCGTCCCTCTCATTTGAAGTTTTCCCTCCAAACCCAGCAGTAGGCAATGACAAAATTATTGCGGCCCTGAAAGATATGCAGGACTTGGCGCCACACTTTATCAGTGTGACTGCCAGCAATAATAAATTTAATATCAAAGAGACGACGGTTCGTTTGGCAGACTATATCCAAAATGACTTGGAGATTCCGACCATTGCTCACTTGCCAGCTATCTATCTGACTAAGGATAAGGTGGCTGAGACTATTGCAGATTTGGATAAGGTTGGGGTTCAGAAAATCTTGGCTTTGCGTGGAGATATCATTCCTGATGTGGAGCCACAAAAAGATTTCCGTTATGCGACAGACTTGATTGAGTTTATCAATGAACAGGCACCGCACTTTGAAATTATTGGTGCTTGTTATCCAGAAGGACACCCTGATTCGCCAAACCAAATCTCAGATATTCAAAATCTCAAGAAAAAAGTAGATGCAGGCTGTTCAAGCCTTGTCACTCAGCTTTTCTTTGACAACGAGCGTTTCTACGATTTCCAAGACAAATGTACCTTGGCTGGGATTGATGTTCCCATTCATGCGGGTATCATGCCAATCCTCAATCGTAACCAAGCGCTTCGTCTCTTGAAGACTTGTGAGAATATCCATCTCCCACGTAAGTTTAAGGCTATCTTGGACAAGTATGAGAATGATCCTGAGTCACTCAGAGCAGCAGGACTTGCCTATGCTGTAGACCAAATCGTGGACTTGGTAACTCAAGACGTAGCAGGCGTGCATCTCTACACCATGAACAACGCAGACACTGCACAGTACATCCACCAAGCAACCCATGCCTTGTTCAATCACCAACCTTAAAATAATAAAAAGCAAACCATTCTTCTTTTCATAGCAGAATGGTTCCTTTTTTATAGAAAAGACCGTACTTTTTAAGAAAAATATGATAAAATAGACTCTGTACGTACTTGATACAAAGATGAGGGTATTTAGGTTATAGAAGTTATTTAAAGTTGATTATTTTTTAAATAAAATATGATAATAGGTGTCTATAAAAGATACGAACGAAGTGAGGATTAAAAGATATTTCACGCTATAGTGGTATCCTAGAGATTAACTCTGTTATTTTCTAGGACGGAATTTTTTAGACTTCTGGCTAAAAAATTAGGGATGAAATTCCAAAGGAAGTTGCTCCCGTCCGCACTATTCCAGGGAAATATCAAAAGAAGCTACTTAATTGAATTTTGGTCTCATTTCTTATGAAAAAAGATAAGCTTCCTAGCACTCATCGAGTGCGACGTCACCTTCCTATTTTTCTACAGAAATGTTCGGCAAGCCGAACCGTCCAAAATATCTTGATTTTTGTAGGCAAGGCGTATAATTTTATCAATCCAAAGGGGATTACAATGACAAAACAAGTGTTTCAAACGACTTTTGCGGGTCGTGAGTTAATCGTAGAGACTGGTCAGGTTGCTAAGCAAGCCAATGGCTCTGTTGTGGTACGTTACGGTGAGTCAACTGTCTTGACTGCTGCCGTTATGTCTAAGAAGATGGCAACTGGAGATTTCTTCCCACTTCAAGTCAACTACGAAGAAAAAATGTATGCGGCTGGGAAATTTCCTGGTGGCTTTATGAAACGTGAAGGACGTCCTTCAACAGATGCGACATTGACAGCGCGTTTGATTGACCGTCCAATCCGTCCAATGTTTGCGGAAGGTTTCCGTAACGAAGTGCAAGTCATCAATACTGTTCTTTCTTATGACGAAAATGCATCTGCACCAATGGCAGCCATGTTTGGTTCATCATTAGCACTATCTATCTCAGATATTCCATTTGACGGACCAATCGCTGGGGTTCAAGTAGGCTATGTTGATGGGGAAATCGTCATCAACCCTACTCAAGAACAAGCAGAGCAATCGCTTCTTGAATTGACAGTAGCTGGTACTAAGCATGCTATCAACATGGTAGAGTCTGGTGCCAAAGAATTGTCAGAAGAAATCATGTTGGAAGCCCTTCTTAAAGGACACGAAGCTGTTAAAGAATTGATTGCCTTCCAAGAAGAAATCGTTGCGGCAGTCGGTAAAGAAAAAGCAGAAGTAGAATTGCTTCATGTAGACGCTGAATTGCAAGCTGAAATCATCGCAGCTTACAACAGCGATCTTCAAAAAGCTGTTCAAGTTGAAGAAAAATTGGCGCGTGAAGCTGCAACTCAAGAAGTGAAAGACCAAGTTACAGCAGTTTACGAAGAAAAATATGCAGACCACGAAGAATTTGACCGCATCATGCGTGATGTGGCTGAAATCTTGGAACAAATGGAACACGCAGAAGTACGCCGTTTGATCACAGAAGACAAGGTTCGTCCGGATGGTCGTAAGGTTGATGAAATCCGTCCTTTGGATGCGGTTGTTGACTTCCTTCCTCGTGTACACGGTTCAGGTCTCTTCACTCGTGGACAAACTCAGGCTCTTTCTATCTTGACTTTGGCGCCAATGGGTGAAACGCAAATCATCGATGGTTTGGATCCAGAGTACAAGAAACGCTTTATGCACCACTATAACTTCCCACAATACTCTGTTGGTGAAACTGGTCGTTACGGTGCGCCTGGTCGTCGTGAAATTGGTCACGGTGCTCTCGGTGAGCGTGCACTTGCTCAAGTATTGCCAAGCTTAGAAGAATTCCCATATGCGATTCGTTTGGTAGCAGAAGTCTTGGAATCAAACGGTTCTTCATCTCAAGCATCTATCTGTGCAGGAACACTTGCCCTTATGGCTGGTGGTGTGCCAATCAAGGCTCCGGTAGCAGGTATTGCCATGGGTCTGATCTCAGATGGAAACAACTACACCGTATTGACAGATATCCAAGGTTTGGAAGACCACTTTGGAGATATGGACTTTAAGGTTGCAGGTACTCGTGACGGGATTACAGCTCTTCAAATGGATATCAAAATCCAAGGGATTACTGCAGAAATCTTGACTGAAGCTCTTGCCCAAGCCAAGAAAGCTCGTTTTGAAATCCTTGATGTGATCGAAGCAACGATTCCTGAAGTTCGTCCAGAATTGGCTCCAACTGCTCCGAAAATTGATACCATTAAGATTGATGTGGACAAGATTAAGATTGTCATCGGTAAAGGTGGAGAAACCATTGATAAAATCATCGCTGAAACAGGCGTTAAGATTGATATCGACGAAGAAGGAAACGTGTCTATCTACTCTAGCGATCAAGCTGCCATTAACCGCGCTAAAGAAATTATTGCTGGTTTGGTTCGTGAAGCAAAAGTGGACGAAGTCTACCATGCTAAAGTGGTTCGTATCGAGAAATTCGGAGCCTTTGTCAATCTCTTTGACAAGACTGACGCCCTCGTTCACATCTCTGAAATGGCTTGGACTCGTACTAATAATGTAGAAGATTTAGTTCAAATTGGTGATTTTGTCGATGTGAAGGTTATTAAGATCGATGAAAAAGGTCGTGTAGATGCTTCTATGAAGGCACTCTTGCCACGTCCGCCAAAACCTGAACGTTCAGAAGAAAAAGGGGATAAAGGTCATCGTCATGGCGATCGCCCTCGTCACCACCACAAGGACCACAAACCTAAGAAAGAAACTACAGAAACACCAAAAGACTCAGAATAAGAAAGGAGAAATGTATGGGATGGTGGCGTGAAACCATTGATATCGTAAAAGAAAATGATCCAGCGGCTCGCACCACTTTGGAGGTTCTTTTGACCTATCCTGGTGTGAAAGCCTTGGCTGCCCACCGTCTCTCTCATTTTCTCTGGAAGAATGGCTTTAAGCTTTTAGCTCGTATGCACAGCCAGTTTTGGCGCTTTTGGACTCAGATTGAGATCCACCCAGGAGCTCAGATTGACTCTGGTGTCTTTATCGACCACGGGGCGGGTCTGGTTATTGGGGAGACGGCCATTGTTGAGAAGGGTGTCCTTCTCTACCACGGTGTCACTCTCGGTGGTACAGGTAAGGATGTTGGCAAACGACATCCGACCGTGCGTAAGGGAGCTCTTATATCAGCCCATGCCCAGGTTATCGGTCCTGTAGAAATCGGTGAAAACGCTAAAGTCGGTGCTGCAGCAGTTGTCGTGGCAGACGTACCAAGTGACGTGACGGTTGTCGGAATTCCAGCCAAGATTGTCCGAGTGCATGGGCAAAAGGATGAACCAACCATTCACGAAGTCGAAGAAAAACGTGAATACTACGTCAATAAACTTGAGCATGCTAGAGAAGCCAGTCACAGGTCGTCTGGTTTGTAATGAGAAGTGACTCTTTAATTAGGAGGTTAGGTCGATGCTATTAGAAGAATTTGAAAATGTACCTGCTGTTATCGAGCCAACTGATCGAAGCCTCCTTAGTGGTGGAGAAGTTTGTGATACCATTATCTTGTCTTTTAATGGAGAAATCCTTGAACGAGTAAAGCAGATAGAAGGTGTCTACGAAGGTGGCTATCTTACCAATCTAAATGGCAAACTGCCATGGTATATCTATGAAAAAGATGGGAGTAAGGTAGCAGTTTCTATGGCTACTATTGGAGCTCCAATGGTTGTTGGACTCTTAGAAGAACTAAAAGCAAGAGGATTTAAGAATTTTATTGTTTTGGGATCTTGCGGAGTTCTAGACCAGTCTATTCAAGCAGATAAGATTATCCTACCAAGTTCGGCTTTACGTGATGAAGGTACTAGTTATCACTATGCTCCAGCAAGTGATGAAATAGCCTATGAGCGATCTCTACTCTTAACTATGGAAAACGCCTTGGATAAAGCTGGTGTTGAGCATATTAGAACAAAGTCTTGGACCACAGATGCCTTTTATCGTGAGACAGCTGCTAAGGTCAAACGAAGACTTGAAGCAGGAGCTAGAGTTGTAGATATGGAAGCTTCGGCTATCATGGCCTGGGCCCAATATCGACAAGCCAAGGTCTATCAATTTTTCTATACAGCTGACTATGTCGACCATCACAATCATGAGTGGGATGCCAGACGCGAAGAAAGAAAAGCAGATGCTATGACTTTCTTTGAGATAGCCTTAGTAATTGCCAGAGAGCTGGATTGAAACTACTCTTTACGATAAACAAGAAAGAGAAAGGAGTCAGTGAGTGATTAAAATCTATGACACCATGTCTCGTGATTTACGAGAATTTGTCCCAATCGAGGACGGCAAGGTCAAGATGTATGTCTGTGGGCCAACAGTTTATAACTATATCCACGTGGGGAATGCCCGCTCAACGGTAGCTTTTGATACTATTCGTCGCTATTTTGAATATCGTGGCTATGAGGTTGCCTATATTTCTAACTTCACAGATGTGGATGATAAGATTATTAACCGTGCTAAGGAAGAAGGTATCACACCTCAGGAAGTAGCGGACAAGTATATCGCTGCCTTTCGGGAAGATGTGACGGCTTTGGGTGTGAAACCTGCGACTCGCCATCCTCGTGTAGTCGAGTTTATGGCTGATATCATCCGCTTTGTAGAAGACTTGATTGAAAAAGGCTTTGCCTATGAGAGTCAAGGGGATGTCTATTTCCGTGTAGAAAAATCCCACAACTATGCTAAGTTAGCTAATAAAACCCTAGAAGACTTGGAATTAGGTGCTTCAGGTCGGACAGACGAAGAAACAGCTCGCAAGGAAAATCCTGTAGACTTTGCTCTTTGGAAAGCAGCCAAACCAGGTGAGATTTCTTGGGACAGTCCATGGGGGCCTGGTCGTCCAGGCTGGCATATCGAATGTTCGGTTATGTCAACGGAGATTTTAGGCGATACCATCGATATTCACGGTGGTGGAGCTGACCTTGAGTTTCCTCACCATACCAACGAAATTGCCCAATCTGAAGCTAAAACAGGCAAGACTTTTGCCAACTACTGGATGCACAATGGCTTTGTCAACATCGACAATGTCAAGATGTCCAAGTCTTTGGGGAACTTCATTACGGTACACGATGCCCTCAAAACTATCGACGGTCAAGTGCTTCGTTTCTTCTTTGCGACTCAGCATTACCGCAAACCTATCAACTTTACGGAAAAGGCTGTGCGCGATGCCGAGACTAATCTCAAGTATTTGAAGAACACTTACGAGCAACCATTTACTGGAGATGTAGATGCTCAAGAATTGCAAGCTTTTAAAGATAAGTTTGTAGCAGCTATGGATGAGGATTTCAATACAGCTAATGGAATCACTGTTGTCTTTGAAATGGCCAAATGGATCAACTCAGGTAACTATGATGCAAGTGTTAAGGAAACTCTTGCAGCCATGTTGGAAGTCTTTGGAGTTGTCTTTGTTGAGGAAGTTTTGGATGAAGAGATTGAAGCCTTGATTCAAAAACGCCAAGAAGCGCGTGCCAATCGTGACTTTGCGACAGCTGACCAAATCCGTGACCAACTAGCTGCTCAAGGGATTAAACTACTTGATACCAAGGATGGAGTGAGGTGGACACGTGATTGATGTCAATCTCATTAACGGGATTGCGCTAGCCTTTGAAGGAGATGCGGTTTATTCTATGTATATTCGCCGTCATCTCATTCTTAAAGGCATGACCAAGCCCAATAAACTCCATCAAGAGGCCACTAAGTATGTATCAGCCAAGGCTCAGGCACGCTTGATTTCCCTCATGTTGGAGGAGCAAGTCCTAACGGAAAAAGAAGAAGAAATCTATAAACGTGGTCGCAATACCAATAGTCACACCAAGGCAAAGAATGCAGATGTAGTGACCTACCGTATGTCTACAGGTTTTGAAGCGGTCATGGGTTATCTTCATATGACTGAAAATGTGGAGCGTCTAGAAACCTTGATTTCTTGGTGTATCCAAAAAGTGGAGGGCTAGGAAATGATTGCAAAAGAATTACTAGATTGGTTTCCACAAGCTCAAATCGTAGACCAACCAGTCGATAAGGAAGGCTATCTGACGCTTCCAGTATCCGCAAATCAGTGGGTTTTACTGGAGGAAGCTGGACTTAGTGAACGTGAGAAGCAGTTGGTGGCTCTCTTAAGCCAGCAGGAACAAACTATCTCTTTAAATCCTTGGTATAGCTATTTGATAGAGGGCAAGGGGCAAGCACCGCAGAGCTTTAAAAAGCTACAGATTGTTTATTGTCACCTTTCTTATTATCAACAGGAGAACCTGACTTCTTGGTTGGATATGATGAGAACCCTCTTTCCTAATTGCGAGACAGTGCTTCAGGTGGGAGCTCAGGATTACCTATTTGTTCTCCAACAGGACAAATACACTTCTGTTCGCTCTATCTTAACAGATACCTTGGAAGCAGTAGAATACGACTTTGGGGTTCGCCTTTCCATCATGCTTGGTCAGGTCTGGTCGCAAACAGGAAATCAGAGTTTGACAGATCTCATCAAAGCAGAACGTGACTTGTTTAAAAACTGGTGGCGTCAAGGTCATCAAGGATTCCATACTTTTTCTCAACTTTACCTTTGGAGTATGGGTGAAAAAATGGTGGATCTCAGTTTGATCAAAGATTATCTACACCAGATGATTTTGGATCAGGATCAGATTCAGGAAATCATTCTCTCATTATGGGAAAATAGTGCAGTCCTTACGAAGACAGCTCAGCAACTCTATCTACACCGCAATTCTCTCCAATACAAGATTGATAAATGGGAAGAATTAACAGGGCTACAGTTGAAAGAATTGACAGATTTGACCTTGTGTTATCAGTTGATTTTACCAGATATTATTTAAAGTTTTGTGCAAGTTGCACAGAACTTTTTTATTTTTTTGGTCACCTTGCCATAGAAATGTAAAGCGTTTTCATTTATAATAAAACTATCAAAAATAAAAGGAGTTCACCGAAATGGTAGAATTAAATCTTAAAAATATTTACAAAAAATATCCAAACAGCGAACACTACTCAGTTGAAGACTTCAACTTGGACATCAAAGACAAAGAATTTATCGTTTTCGTAGGACCTTCAGGATGTGGTAAATCAACTACTCTCCGTATGATTGCAGGTCTTGAAGACATCACAGAAGGTACTGCATCTATCGATGGCGTGGTTGTCAACGACGTAGCTCCAAAAGACCGTGACATTGCCATGGTATTCCAAAACTACGCTCTTTACCCACACATGACTGTATACGATAACATGGCTTTCGGTTTGAAATTGCGTAAATACAGCAAAGAAGACATCGACAAACGTGTACAAGAAGCAGCAGAAATTCTTGGTTTGAAAGAATTCTTGGATCGTAAACCAGCTGACCTTTCAGGTGGTCAACGTCAACGTGTTGCCATGGGTCGTGCGATCGTCCGTGATGCTAAAGTATTCTTGATGGACGAACCTTTGTCAAACTTGGATGCAAAACTTCGTGTATCAATGCGTGCTGAAATTGCTAAAATCCACCGTCGTATCGGAGCTACAACTATCTACGTAACTCACGACCAAACTGAAGCGATGACACTTGCAGACCGTATCGTTATCATGTCAGCTACTAAAAACCCTGCTGGTACTGGTACTATCGGACGTGTTGAACAAATCGGTACTCCTCAAGAAGTTTACAAAAACCCAGTTAACAAATTCGTAGCAGGATTTATCGGAAGCCCAGCTATGAACTTCATCAACGTTAAATTGAACGGTGATCACA from Streptococcus sp. oral taxon 061 includes these protein-coding regions:
- the metE gene encoding 5-methyltetrahydropteroyltriglutamate--homocysteine S-methyltransferase — translated: MSTTIIGFPRLGEFRELKFTTEKYFRKEITEEELLAAAKELRAKHWNIVKEKGITEIPSNDFSHYDNFLDAAFLFNVVPASVQNLDLSDLERYFALGRGYQGEKGDVRALPMKKWFNTNYHYIVPKFEKETQVKLAGHKIFDEFQEAKELGLNTRPVLVGPFTFLQLSDFEEGVKAEDFVDSLVAAYQDVFAKLAELGATRIQLDEAALVKDLTEEEKALFLNIYNKLLADKKGLEVLLQTYFGDVRDVYADLVKLPVDAIGLDFVEGKKTLELVKGGFPADKTLYAGIVNGKNIWRNNYEKSLAVLEQIPAENIVLTSSCSLLHVPFTTANEDFEPAILNHFAFAVEKLDEIRDLDAIRNGQGAEALAANKELFATERVGENAELRARIAGLTDADYTRLPAFAEREAIQEEAFKLPALPTTTIGSFPQTKEVRAKRLAFRKGELSQEEYDAFLAETIDEWIKWQEEVGFDVLVHGEFERNDMVEYFGQNLSGYLFSKNGWVQSYGMRGVKPPIIWGDVTRLNPITVKWSSYAQSLTDKPVKGMLTGPVTILNWSFPREDISIKDSTLQIALAIKDEVLDLEAAGVKIIQIDEAALREKLPLRRSDWYEDYLDWAIPAFRLVHSTVAPDTQIHTHMCYSEFTDIIPAIDNLDADVISFEASRSNLEILDELKAKNFQTEVGPGVYDIHSPRVPNEGEIDHTIEAILAKVPSRKVWINPDCGLKTRGIPETKESLIRLVEAAKAAREKL
- the metF gene encoding methylenetetrahydrofolate reductase [NAD(P)H] is translated as MSRQTPSLSFEVFPPNPAVGNDKIIAALKDMQDLAPHFISVTASNNKFNIKETTVRLADYIQNDLEIPTIAHLPAIYLTKDKVAETIADLDKVGVQKILALRGDIIPDVEPQKDFRYATDLIEFINEQAPHFEIIGACYPEGHPDSPNQISDIQNLKKKVDAGCSSLVTQLFFDNERFYDFQDKCTLAGIDVPIHAGIMPILNRNQALRLLKTCENIHLPRKFKAILDKYENDPESLRAAGLAYAVDQIVDLVTQDVAGVHLYTMNNADTAQYIHQATHALFNHQP
- the pnp gene encoding polyribonucleotide nucleotidyltransferase, producing MTKQVFQTTFAGRELIVETGQVAKQANGSVVVRYGESTVLTAAVMSKKMATGDFFPLQVNYEEKMYAAGKFPGGFMKREGRPSTDATLTARLIDRPIRPMFAEGFRNEVQVINTVLSYDENASAPMAAMFGSSLALSISDIPFDGPIAGVQVGYVDGEIVINPTQEQAEQSLLELTVAGTKHAINMVESGAKELSEEIMLEALLKGHEAVKELIAFQEEIVAAVGKEKAEVELLHVDAELQAEIIAAYNSDLQKAVQVEEKLAREAATQEVKDQVTAVYEEKYADHEEFDRIMRDVAEILEQMEHAEVRRLITEDKVRPDGRKVDEIRPLDAVVDFLPRVHGSGLFTRGQTQALSILTLAPMGETQIIDGLDPEYKKRFMHHYNFPQYSVGETGRYGAPGRREIGHGALGERALAQVLPSLEEFPYAIRLVAEVLESNGSSSQASICAGTLALMAGGVPIKAPVAGIAMGLISDGNNYTVLTDIQGLEDHFGDMDFKVAGTRDGITALQMDIKIQGITAEILTEALAQAKKARFEILDVIEATIPEVRPELAPTAPKIDTIKIDVDKIKIVIGKGGETIDKIIAETGVKIDIDEEGNVSIYSSDQAAINRAKEIIAGLVREAKVDEVYHAKVVRIEKFGAFVNLFDKTDALVHISEMAWTRTNNVEDLVQIGDFVDVKVIKIDEKGRVDASMKALLPRPPKPERSEEKGDKGHRHGDRPRHHHKDHKPKKETTETPKDSE
- the cysE gene encoding serine O-acetyltransferase, giving the protein MGWWRETIDIVKENDPAARTTLEVLLTYPGVKALAAHRLSHFLWKNGFKLLARMHSQFWRFWTQIEIHPGAQIDSGVFIDHGAGLVIGETAIVEKGVLLYHGVTLGGTGKDVGKRHPTVRKGALISAHAQVIGPVEIGENAKVGAAAVVVADVPSDVTVVGIPAKIVRVHGQKDEPTIHEVEEKREYYVNKLEHAREASHRSSGL
- a CDS encoding nucleoside phosphorylase, whose product is MLLEEFENVPAVIEPTDRSLLSGGEVCDTIILSFNGEILERVKQIEGVYEGGYLTNLNGKLPWYIYEKDGSKVAVSMATIGAPMVVGLLEELKARGFKNFIVLGSCGVLDQSIQADKIILPSSALRDEGTSYHYAPASDEIAYERSLLLTMENALDKAGVEHIRTKSWTTDAFYRETAAKVKRRLEAGARVVDMEASAIMAWAQYRQAKVYQFFYTADYVDHHNHEWDARREERKADAMTFFEIALVIARELD
- the cysS gene encoding cysteine--tRNA ligase, with the translated sequence MIKIYDTMSRDLREFVPIEDGKVKMYVCGPTVYNYIHVGNARSTVAFDTIRRYFEYRGYEVAYISNFTDVDDKIINRAKEEGITPQEVADKYIAAFREDVTALGVKPATRHPRVVEFMADIIRFVEDLIEKGFAYESQGDVYFRVEKSHNYAKLANKTLEDLELGASGRTDEETARKENPVDFALWKAAKPGEISWDSPWGPGRPGWHIECSVMSTEILGDTIDIHGGGADLEFPHHTNEIAQSEAKTGKTFANYWMHNGFVNIDNVKMSKSLGNFITVHDALKTIDGQVLRFFFATQHYRKPINFTEKAVRDAETNLKYLKNTYEQPFTGDVDAQELQAFKDKFVAAMDEDFNTANGITVVFEMAKWINSGNYDASVKETLAAMLEVFGVVFVEEVLDEEIEALIQKRQEARANRDFATADQIRDQLAAQGIKLLDTKDGVRWTRD
- a CDS encoding Mini-ribonuclease 3; the encoded protein is MIDVNLINGIALAFEGDAVYSMYIRRHLILKGMTKPNKLHQEATKYVSAKAQARLISLMLEEQVLTEKEEEIYKRGRNTNSHTKAKNADVVTYRMSTGFEAVMGYLHMTENVERLETLISWCIQKVEG
- a CDS encoding helix-turn-helix domain-containing protein, producing the protein MIAKELLDWFPQAQIVDQPVDKEGYLTLPVSANQWVLLEEAGLSEREKQLVALLSQQEQTISLNPWYSYLIEGKGQAPQSFKKLQIVYCHLSYYQQENLTSWLDMMRTLFPNCETVLQVGAQDYLFVLQQDKYTSVRSILTDTLEAVEYDFGVRLSIMLGQVWSQTGNQSLTDLIKAERDLFKNWWRQGHQGFHTFSQLYLWSMGEKMVDLSLIKDYLHQMILDQDQIQEIILSLWENSAVLTKTAQQLYLHRNSLQYKIDKWEELTGLQLKELTDLTLCYQLILPDII
- a CDS encoding ABC transporter ATP-binding protein, with amino-acid sequence MVELNLKNIYKKYPNSEHYSVEDFNLDIKDKEFIVFVGPSGCGKSTTLRMIAGLEDITEGTASIDGVVVNDVAPKDRDIAMVFQNYALYPHMTVYDNMAFGLKLRKYSKEDIDKRVQEAAEILGLKEFLDRKPADLSGGQRQRVAMGRAIVRDAKVFLMDEPLSNLDAKLRVSMRAEIAKIHRRIGATTIYVTHDQTEAMTLADRIVIMSATKNPAGTGTIGRVEQIGTPQEVYKNPVNKFVAGFIGSPAMNFINVKLNGDHIVGDGFNLKVPEGALKVLREKGYEGKELIFGIRPEDVNAEPAFLETFPESVVKATISVSELLGSESHLYCQVGKDEFVAKVDARDYLQAGATVELGFDLNKAHFFDVETEKTVY